Genomic DNA from Selenomonadales bacterium:
CTTGCGTGCGCGTCGCGGGTCGCGGTTAAATTGGTTGCCTTGTTCATAAGGGCTGATATGAACATTATAGAGCATGCACTCGCCGTTAGCAATGCTAGCATAACTGTCGCGCAAGTTTGCTTTCCCCGCGCGAATAGATTTAACCTCCGTGCCAACTAAAGCGACGCCGGCTTCGTAGGTCTCTTCGATAAAAAAGTCGTGGTAGGCTTTGCGATTTTCGGCAAAAACTTTTATAGTAGTTTCTTTCTTAGTCATATTTTACGTCCCTTTCGCCCTTTGTGCGGCGACATCATTACTAAAACACGAACTCGCGGTACCGCACCTCGTCTACCCAGAGCGTAACGTGAATGGCCTGCACTATCCACTCCGGCATCGGGATAAACCCAAACAACGAGTATTCCTCTAGCGTGGCGTCAATGCGCAGCTGGTGCCCGCGAAAGTGAAAGCTGTGCGGTGCCTCCACAAAGTCGTTCGCTAGACTAGCCTCTTGCAGATAGGTAAAGAGGCTTACCCTGCCCACGGTCCCAACCGGCACTATGCCCTTTAGCACGTGCACTTGGTTAGGATGCGAAGGAGGCTCAAACGCAATAATAATCGCCCCCAGCCAATGCTGGTGAATGCGAATGCGCTCGCGATTCGGCAGGTCGACCCAAACCTTGGTGGACATATCGCCTCCTTTGTGCTTTTGGTTCATGCTTCGTCAAGCGGCCGCATGATTGGGAACAGCACCCCATCACGGATGTTTGGCAGGTCAAGTAGCACTTGCAGCAAACGGTCAATGCCAATACCCCAGCCGGAGATAGGCGGCATCCCGTGCTCCATGGCCAGAAGATAGTCCTCATCCATGGGCATGGCCTCGGCATCACCTTGGCTTCTAAGCCGCGCTTGTTCCTCTAAGCGCGCTCGCTGCTCTAGCGGGTCGACAAGCTCGGAGTAGCCGTTAATAATCTCTGCGCCGTTAACCACGAGCTGAAAGCGGTCGGTTATGCTTGGGTTGTGGTCGTTCTTGCGCGCGAGCGGCGAAAGCTCGACAGGGTGGCACGTTAGGTAAGTGGGCGCAATCAGCTTCGGGCGGCTAATTTTCTTGTACAGGACGTCAATTAAGTTGCCTTTACCGAGCTTTGCTAAGTCGGCGTGCTCTAGGTAAATGCCTTGCCTGCGCACTGCCGCGAGCAACTCGGCTGCAGTCGCATAGGCATCGATGTCGATGTTAGCGTCGCGCAAAATTAAGTCGCGGAAAGTAACTACCGGCCACTCCGCACCAAAGTCTATCTCCTGTTCGCCGATACGCACTAGGGTTGAGCCAAACAGCTCTTTGACACAGTGAATTACCAGGTCGCGCAGAAGCCGCATGTTGTCCTCGTAGTTAAAGTAGGCGCTGTACCCTTCGACCATGGTAAAATCCTGCAAGTGGGTCGGGCTAATGCCCTCGTTGCGGAAGCAACGCGCAACTTCAAAGACGTGCGTAAACCCGCCGACTATCAGGCGCTTTAGATACATCTCCGGCGCAATGCGGAGATACAGGTCGATATCGAGGGCGTTGTGGTGGGTTACAAACGGGGAGGCCAGCGCGCCGGAGGGCTTGTTGGTTAGAATCTGAGTCTCTACTTCGATAAACCCGCGCTCCTCAAAGAAACGCCGCAAAGCCGAGAGCAAGCGCGAGCGCAACCTAAAGACGCGGCGGCTCTCTTCATTAGATATAAGGTCTAAGTAGCGCTGGCGGTAGATAAGCTCGACGTCCTTTAGGCCATGCCACTTTTCGGGGAGCTCGCGCAGTGCTTTGCCGAGGTACGTCCACTCGCTGACCTGCACCGTCTTTTCGCCGGTCTTAGTAGTAAACGTGGTGCCCTGCACGCCCACAAAATCCCCGATGTCGACGACTTCGTGAAATATGCCGTACCCTTCGCCGAGCTGATCCTGCTTTAGGGCAATTTGCACGCGCCCCTCGATATCTTGCAGATGAGCAAATGTGAGCTTCCCCATCTTGCGGATGGCTACAAGGCGACCGGCCACCCTAACAGCGGCAGTGTCGTCAGGCAGATTGCTGGCCTCTTTAAGTGTGTGCGTTACGGCATATCGCTCGGGATACGCATGTATATTGAGCGCCTTTAAGCGAGCTAGCTTCTCGCTGCGATAATCCTGCTGGCCCACGTACATTCCTCCGCTCGAACTCTAAATGCTTAAGTGTCTGAATTCTACTTGCTTACGCGCGCGCTTGTCAAGTCAGCAAAAAGAGCGGCCCGCAGGCCGCCAATAGGAAGGAGGAGGTAAAGAAAGAGGCTGACCAAGCCTTATGGCCTAGGGAGCGGAGAATGCACAGCAGTCTGTATCTGCCCGTCCGAGATACTAACCGTGCGACCCGCCATGGCCGCAATCTCGTGATTATGCGTGACAATGATGGTAGTTAATCCTGCGCAGTTAAGTTCTCTAAAGAGCTCGATTACCTTAAGGCTGTTCTTGCTGTCGAGGTTGCCGGTGGGCTCGTCAGCAAGTAGGATGGCGGGGCTGTTAATAAGTGCCCGCGCAATGGCTACGCGCTGCATTTCGCCGCCGCTAAGCTCTTTGGGCAAGTGTGTGCGGCGGTGGCTTAGCCCGACGACATCTAGCAGCTCTTTGGTGCGCTTGCCGCGATTATCCCTAAACAACAGGGGGAGTTCAATGTTTTCTTCGACCGTAAGTGTCGGCAAGAGAAAGAACTGCTGAAAGACAAAGCCTATATTCTCTTGGCGCAGGCGCACGAGACGCGACTCCTGCAGGCCGACTACCTCCTGCCCACGCAAGCGGTAACTGCCGGAAGTAGCTGTGTCGAGGCACCCCAAGAGGTTCATCAACGTCGTTTTGCCGGAACCCGATGGGCCGACAATGGCGATAAACTCGCCCTCTTCAACGCTGATGGCCGCATCCTGCAGTGCGTAAACCGTTTCACTGCCGCGGCGGTATTGCTTGCACAGCTTTTCGGTCCTAATCACGCTCATATTACTCACTCCTTATCGCCTCCATGGGGCTAAGTCCCGCGGCACGCAGTGCCGGGTAAGCGCCCGCCACCACACCCAATACGACAGAGACCAACAGGCTCATGACGGCGATATCGGGATTAAATGTAATTAGGTTGCCGGCCGGGGCAAAAGGCAGGATGTCGCGCAGGGCGCCTTCAATGAGCGTACCCGCGCCGATGGCGGCCGCGATGCCGAGCGCTCCACCCGTCACCGTCAGCAGGATGCTCTCTATCCACACGAGCGCGAAGATGTCCACAGCGCCTGCGCCTACGGCCTTCATCATGCCTATCTCGCGCGTGCGCTCGAACACCGAGGTAAGAATGCTGTTTAGCACGCCAAGGGCGCTGATTAAGACGGCGATAATTACTATTGAAGTGATTAGCGCCTGGGCCGATTCCATTAGCGTCTGCACCGTGCCGAGCATCTGCGACATGGTGATAGCCTGCACATCGGGCAAGGCCTCGACGGATTCGACCACTGCCTGAACCTGGCGCAGGTCGTTTAGCTGAATGGCTACCGAGGTCACCTTGCCTTCGGCGTTAAAGAGCCGCTGGGCGGTAAGGAGGGGCATATAGACAAATTGGTCGTCTTGCGAGCCGGTCTTCTGCAAAATGCCGGTCACAGTAAAGGCCTGATCCACCCCGGGGATACGATACTCGCTGCCGATAGAAAGCGCCATTTCCGTAGCTTTAGCAGCCGGGAGAATGACGGAGTTGGCGTCTACAAAGCGCTCGCCCTCAATTACCCACCAAGGTTTTAGGTCAAAGCCCGCCTCGTCCAGGCCTTGAATAATGACAGGCTTGCCTCCATGCACAAGTTTCTGGTTCATAAACATGCCTACAGCGTTTTTTACGTGAGGCATAGCGCGAATGGTCGCCACGTGTTCCTCACTTAAAAAGTCATCTATGACGCCGCCGTGCATAACCATAGCCGTAGCCTCATAAGGGCAGCCCTTGGCGATGGCTAACATGTGCGCGCCGAGGCGGTTTAGGTCTTGGCGCAGGCTGGCTTGGTAGCCGGCGTTAAATGACATAAAGCTAAAGAGCATAGCGATGCCAACCGCAATGCCTAGCAGTGTGAGCGCGCTTCGCACACGGCGGCGCAGCAGATTCTTTAGCGCAACGGATAAAAACTTCATGCAGCGAACATCCTTTCTTTACTACAGAGGGTAGTAGTGCGACCCTAACAGATCAAAACTACTATCGCACCTAGCAGGCCCATCGGTATCCAAAGTGGCACAGGCGTATAGGCGCGGCGGTCGGCTAGGAGCAGCTCGATGCGCCGCTTAATGTTACCGCCGGCGACAAAATAGCTTTCGGACCAGCGCCACTCGGCGAGCGACAGTAGCTCCTGGCTGCGGCGCACTACTTTCAGCAGGGCAGAAGCTAGGTCTAGCCTTGCCTCGTCAGCGACAGCGTCATCGGCCGCTTCTTCGCGCGCTTGGCAGTAGCGTGCATAGGCTAGGTGTGTAAGCGGCGAAAAAAAGGCCACTTCCTTAAGCAAAAAGACTAAGTTCCACAGCTGGTCGCGCCCGCGCACATGCGCAACTTCGTGAGCGAGGGTCGCCCGCAGTTCCGCGTCGCTCAGCTGCTCTAGTAAGCCCGTAGTCACGCAGAGTGTCGGCGGAATGTCGTCGCGCACATAGGCCGCCGGGTAACAATTTGACAAAACGGCTATGCGGATTTGCGAAGCTTGGGCAATATCTGCCAAGGCAAGGGTCACGCGCTCGGTCGCCGCAGAGTCATCCGCCGGGCGGCTTATGCGCAGAGGGGAGCGGTAATGCTGCCATAACCTAGCTAGGAGATACACGCCGAGCAAAGTTAACGTAAAAGGCGCCAGGAAACCCGCATAAATGCGTCCCATGGTGCAGATACGCCAGGCAAACGGCCCAAAGAGGCGACTGCACCGCCCAAAGATATGCGTAAAGTACACGAGGAAGCTTAGTATTGGCACCGCCAGTACGGCAGCGTACAGCACCATCCGCACGCGTGGCGCAAGTGTGAGCAAGCCGTCGAACAAGGCCACTACGGCAAAGGCCAAGCCGCCCGCCACCAACACATGTAGCACAAAAGGCGACACAAAGAGCTGCCAAGTAACCATTAGCTTTTCCCCCGGCGCTCTGCTAAGGCGGCCTCTAGCTTATTTAGCTCGGCGGCATCGACTCGCGCCAGGCGATTAGCAAGGTGCGATATGGTTTGCTCGCGGTGCGAAACCAGTAGGGCGTCTAGCACTTCCCCGACAATGCGGGCCAAATACTCGTCGCGCGCCACAGCGGCCATGTAGATGTAGGTGTTGCCCGCTGCTTCGCGCTGGAGCAGTGCCTTTTCCGCCAGTCGCCCCATTACCGTCATTACGGTGGTGTACGCAAGCTCGCGCTCGCGCGCGGCCAACAGGCCTTCATACACATCGCGCACCGTGCTTTGCCCGCGCTCCCATATAAACTCCATAATGTCGGCTTCGAGGTCGCCAAGTATTTGCCTGAGGCCTTCCTTGCGCGGCTTAAAATCCGGTACACCTATTTTTCTGTTCATGCCAGACTACCGCCCAATAACGTAATACTGACCGGGCCCTGCCCACCCAAGGCGGGCCAGCCTGTTCCCATTCTGGCGAATTTCAATTTCGATATGGCAACCATAGTCGATTACTTTGGCGCTAAGACCGGTAAGCGTTGGGTTTTGCTGCTGATAGAAAGCTAGCGCCTCATCACGCACCGCGCTAAAATCGTCGCTCGCCTGAGCAGCCCGCCAAAAATAGTAGCCCGCACCTGCCGCAGCTACAACGACGATGGCCAAGACAATGTAGATTGTCCTCATGATTCCCCTCCTGTCTACTACAGAGCATAGTAGTAATTACACTTTAGCCTAGGCACGTTAGCGTGTCAATTAAAACTTGGAACTAATTCTTGCGGCGCGCGTCAAAGAAGACGAGTGCAACGAAAGGAGCCAAGAAAATGAAAAAAGTAATCGTGTTGACCCTAATCATGTTAACGGTGATGGCCACTAGCGCCATGGCTATGCTGAAGGTGCTAGAACCGGCATTGGCAAGCGAACTCGAGGGACTTGCGCGCGAGCAACTGGCCAAGGAGCAGAACGTAAGCATCGGCCGGGTAGTAATCGAAGAGGGCTGGGTGCTAGAACTCCACAACATCAAGACCGACTTGTATGTAGTTATAGCGAAGGTTAACGGCGAGAAGGTCGAAACGCACGTGCATGTGGGTGAAAAGCGAGTCCTCACTGCCGAGCAAACTGCCGCGCTAAAGGCACAAAACGAGAAGGCCGCGCCTGCCGAGCCTATAATGCGCATCATGTCCGCGACCGAAGACACCAAGGCGATTGCGGAAAACGCACCGGTCGCAGAGAGTCGCCCATGGTACCTGTTTGCAGGCGGAGCCGGAGCTCTGGCTGTACTCGCAGTAGGAGCGTTTGTAGTTCTGCGCAGGATGTAGAGAGAACGAGATGAGGGGCTGCTAGCTCCTTGTGGGGAGTGTCGCACATGTGCGGCACTCCTTTGCCGTACTTAGCGGTGTCCCCTTGACACATAGTTCTACATGATGTAGTCTAATATTAAACTACACAACATAGATGGATGGTGGACACAATGGAGCAGTTACAGCAAATGTCTGGCTCGGAAAGGCAAATTATGGAGTTTGTCTGGGCAGCGGAGCGACCGGTGACGACACGTGAAATACTGCGCAACCTAGATTCTAGTAAAGCCTGGAAGCAGAGCACGGTGATTACCTTTCTGACTCGCCTAATCGAGAAACACATTGTTAAGGCAACCAGAGTAGGTAAGGCCAACTTCTATGAGCCGCGCATATCTCAGCAGGAATACCTCTTGTTTGAGACTAGGCAGTTCATCCGAGATGTCCACAAAGGTTCGACGAAAGGCTTCCTCAGCGCATTGTGTGACATTGGGGACCTAACTGAACGGGACATTGCAGAACTTATAGCCCGCGTAAAGGATAGGTGAGTCTATGCTAACTACCGTTTCTGGCCATCTGCTGGTAATGTCGATAGTGGCTGGGGGGCTTGTCTTACTTCTTAGGCAGAGCGATGTTTTATCCCAAAAATACTTATCGGCGACGTGGCGGTACTATAGCCACCTAATCGCTTGCTCCTTTTTCTTGGTACCATATTTCGCTTTAGTGCCTCTACTGCGCTTTTCTCTAGGACCGGTTACGCCATCCGGGCGGTACGCAGCCGGGCATCCTTACAGCCTAAACGCAATCACAGAGTGGAGTGGGCTTGCAACTTGGCTTATCGCTTGGTTGCCATATCTACTTATAGGTGGGTCGGTTATTTTTATGGCGACGACCTTAATAGAGAAACGTCGAGTCAAAAGTCGCATTCTGGCCGCATGCCAGGAAGTATCAGAGCATGAGATTCTTCGTGTTCTGGACGAATGTAGGCTTAAGCTCGGCATCACAAAGAGGATTCCCATCTACCTTGCCCCATACAGCGGCACGCCTTTTCTCTATGGATGTTTGCGCCCTTTTATTGTCTTACCACATCACACCTTCTCCCGCGTTGAGCTTGAGTACATATTTTTACACGAGCTCACTCACTTGAAGCGACATGACGTGTGGGTGAAAGGATTTCTGCTCCTCATTAACGCCTTCCATTGGTATAACCCCCTCGCCTATCTAGGTCGTGAGAGGATCTACCATCTGTGCGAGCTCTCCTGCGACGAAAGCATCACTAGGTCTATGACGCACGACGAGCGACAGAAGTACTGCGAGCTGATTCTTGGTCTACTTCTGGCTGCGAGGGGGCGATGCACGGCCAAGGCTTCGCTGTATGCCTTCAGTAGTGGACGGCAATATCTTGAAGAACGTATCCACAGAATTATGGAAAGGGGAAGTTTTATGACCCGTAAGTCTTTTGCCGCAGGAATAGCCGTAGCCTTACTTATCGGCAGCATCGGCGTTATTGCCGCTTATGCCGCCAGCGTGCGCCTGATTCCACCAAGCGTGCGCTCACCAGTCACGCTAGCGGCCGGTGAGCGAGCCACAATCTCTCTCTCTGCATACGCTGACTTTGCTACTGCCAAGGCTTTTCTCGAACGACATGCGCTTAGGGCCGAGTCCGTTTGGTATAGAGCGACTAGACACGGTTTTAGCGGGGGCTTTTGTGTGCATGGCTCCCTCCCTGCCTCGGTAGCGAGGGTGATCAGAGGCTTGGAAGAAAATATGGCATCCACTAAAGCACAGCTAGAGACAGCTCCCGCAGACGAGAGACCTATTCTTGAAAAGTCTATCGCCAAACACAAGATGATGATCGAAGCGTTTAACAGCGGTTCAGCTAAAGCTTATGGACTCGATGTGGAAGCCGAAGCAGGCAGGTTGTACGCTCTACAAGCAGACCCCATGACAAGGCTGGTAGATGTCCGACCGAGCACAACCACACGATCAGAGAGCCAAAGGCAGGGTCGGCCACTTCAACCAAGCAGTAAAGAAAGGTAGAGATGGCAGCGGCAGGCAGCAACAACTGGGGTCTCAAGTCCTCAAAATCGCTTCTGGCAGGCACCGTGCTGGCGGTTCTAGTAACCGCTCGCTGGTTGAGTATCTACCCTGCAGTGGTGCGCCAGTTGGAGATTGGCTCTTTCGTTCCGGTATGGCTCGTGGCGTCTATTGTCGCTGCGAGCTCAATACTGGCCGTTGCAGTTCTGGCCGACCTTGACAAGCATCTGCATGCTAGAGAAGGACAGCAACTAAGCTTTAGCCGAGCGTTTCTCAAGATTTGTCTCGTCTTATCGCCTGTAGTGTTTACTAGTGGTCTCCACTCGCGCCTGCTTCCCGCTGATATCGCAAGGCTCGCCCTTGATCCATTCCAGTTCTTCCCTCTACTGCTTGGCTCCCTGTGGGAAGGACTCACAAACATGAGCTATCTACAAGACATGAGCTACTTTGTATGGGTGGCCTTCGCGGCAGCTCCTTGGTTGGCGTCTGGTGTAATCTACGTCAGACTCTCTTGTATTGGCCGACTGCGGTCAGCCCTAGCCCTAGCTTTAACTCCGATTATTGTAGTTGCCACAGCTACGGCTGAGCTGGCACTGATTATCGATTGGATCGATTAGGGGGAACATAGGCACCCATTGCGTTACTGCTTGTAGGCACAGACGCGCAGGGCAAGGACTGCTTGCAGGTCGTGCCGATATGAATCGGCCAAGGTAAAGTGTTTTAGGCCCCCGGCGAAGGCGAGAAAGTACAGGGGATAGTCGCGTGCAGACAGAAGCTCGCGCAGCGCACTTTGCCAGGCGTGCAAAGCACGGTAGTTGTCCCCCGCGGCAGATGCGTAGCACGCATCAAGAAGCGAGGTCAATCCAGAGAACAGAGCTGTGGGCGCATCGTTTGAACGAGCTCGGCTCTCAAGCGGGGCGGCCATCTGAGTCAGCCAGGAGCGCACGAACTGCTGCTCTTGGCTGTCGCTTTCCGCGGATAAACTATCCGCTAAGGCTCTAAGCGCGTCGCTTTCGCCGCGCTCCCACAAGGTAAGGCCGTAACCAAGGCAGAGCACGGCGTCACGCATTGTGCTTGGCGGCTCGTAACAAGGCGCGGAGGCGTCCCCCGTAGCACGCCCGATAGCGTAGCGGCAAAACTCTAAGTCATACGAAACTCGCATGGTAAGCGCCTGGAGCTTGGCTACAGTGGAGAATGCAAGTAACCTGTCGGCTGTGTCGCTGACGGTACGCAGGCTAACGCGAGTTGCCGTACGCATGCTGTTAAGAGCTAGGGCTTCCCACTTGCCGGCAAGCTCGCTCGCCGCCTGGGGGAATCTTTCGTACAGCGCTATGGCCCTAAGCTGAAGCTCCAGCGCGCGAGCGTAATCTTCGTCCACGTGAGCAGCCAGCGCGAGGTAACGGTAGGTGTCGAGGCAGTGCGACAGGTACTTGGCGGGCTGGGCGGTTAAGCGCTTCTGCCAAAAGGCCAGCGCACGCCGCAGGTGTGCATTGGCGTCGGCCGAATGCCCGAGCAAGCAAGCGCTTTTCCCGGCCAGCAGTTCGGTGTGGGCGACGGCGGCAGGAGCGAGCTCGTCGCCATGCTGCAAAAGGAGCGCCTTAGCCAAGCGAAAACTAGCGCCGTACTCACGCGCAAGAAAGTGTCGTTCCGCTAACACCGCTTGCTCCACGGGCGCAAGGCTCTCGTCGGGCGTGTGCCCCCAGATTTCTGTTGGCATGCAGTGGGAGGCGCTAGGCTCTACACTTGGCGTATAGAGACGCGAGGGAGTCGCGTGCAAAAGCAGGCTCAGCCGGTCGGCGACCAGTTCGCGCATACTGCTAGGCTCGGTTTCGGCCAAAATCGAGGAGAGGTATTGCTTCGATGTACCTACAAGCCGCGCGGCCTCGGCTATGCTTAGGTTGTTTTCCGCTAGCAGCTGCTTCACGTTGTGTCGCCAAATATCTCTGTACAAGCGTTCCCCACCCCCTACGCGCTGCTTAGGACTCTACTCCTTGACCGAAGGCTTCTTCCCGTGTTGCACATACTTTCCCATTGCCTACTACTTGCTGGAGGTCTGATTGTCACCAAGAACCAACTCCTCGTAGTAAAAGGTGTTACGAACTGTCACAATGTTGGGAGCGTGCCACAGAACTCGCTGCTGATATGATTATACTACGATTAAGCAAC
This window encodes:
- a CDS encoding helix-turn-helix transcriptional regulator gives rise to the protein MYRDIWRHNVKQLLAENNLSIAEAARLVGTSKQYLSSILAETEPSSMRELVADRLSLLLHATPSRLYTPSVEPSASHCMPTEIWGHTPDESLAPVEQAVLAERHFLAREYGASFRLAKALLLQHGDELAPAAVAHTELLAGKSACLLGHSADANAHLRRALAFWQKRLTAQPAKYLSHCLDTYRYLALAAHVDEDYARALELQLRAIALYERFPQAASELAGKWEALALNSMRTATRVSLRTVSDTADRLLAFSTVAKLQALTMRVSYDLEFCRYAIGRATGDASAPCYEPPSTMRDAVLCLGYGLTLWERGESDALRALADSLSAESDSQEQQFVRSWLTQMAAPLESRARSNDAPTALFSGLTSLLDACYASAAGDNYRALHAWQSALRELLSARDYPLYFLAFAGGLKHFTLADSYRHDLQAVLALRVCAYKQ
- a CDS encoding BlaI/MecI/CopY family transcriptional regulator; the protein is MEQLQQMSGSERQIMEFVWAAERPVTTREILRNLDSSKAWKQSTVITFLTRLIEKHIVKATRVGKANFYEPRISQQEYLLFETRQFIRDVHKGSTKGFLSALCDIGDLTERDIAELIARVKDR
- a CDS encoding ABC transporter ATP-binding protein; this encodes MSVIRTEKLCKQYRRGSETVYALQDAAISVEEGEFIAIVGPSGSGKTTLMNLLGCLDTATSGSYRLRGQEVVGLQESRLVRLRQENIGFVFQQFFLLPTLTVEENIELPLLFRDNRGKRTKELLDVVGLSHRRTHLPKELSGGEMQRVAIARALINSPAILLADEPTGNLDSKNSLKVIELFRELNCAGLTTIIVTHNHEIAAMAGRTVSISDGQIQTAVHSPLPRP
- a CDS encoding BlaI/MecI/CopY family transcriptional regulator, with protein sequence MNRKIGVPDFKPRKEGLRQILGDLEADIMEFIWERGQSTVRDVYEGLLAARERELAYTTVMTVMGRLAEKALLQREAAGNTYIYMAAVARDEYLARIVGEVLDALLVSHREQTISHLANRLARVDAAELNKLEAALAERRGKS
- a CDS encoding M48 family metalloprotease codes for the protein MVTWQLFVSPFVLHVLVAGGLAFAVVALFDGLLTLAPRVRMVLYAAVLAVPILSFLVYFTHIFGRCSRLFGPFAWRICTMGRIYAGFLAPFTLTLLGVYLLARLWQHYRSPLRISRPADDSAATERVTLALADIAQASQIRIAVLSNCYPAAYVRDDIPPTLCVTTGLLEQLSDAELRATLAHEVAHVRGRDQLWNLVFLLKEVAFFSPLTHLAYARYCQAREEAADDAVADEARLDLASALLKVVRRSQELLSLAEWRWSESYFVAGGNIKRRIELLLADRRAYTPVPLWIPMGLLGAIVVLIC
- the lysS gene encoding lysine--tRNA ligase, whose amino-acid sequence is MGQQDYRSEKLARLKALNIHAYPERYAVTHTLKEASNLPDDTAAVRVAGRLVAIRKMGKLTFAHLQDIEGRVQIALKQDQLGEGYGIFHEVVDIGDFVGVQGTTFTTKTGEKTVQVSEWTYLGKALRELPEKWHGLKDVELIYRQRYLDLISNEESRRVFRLRSRLLSALRRFFEERGFIEVETQILTNKPSGALASPFVTHHNALDIDLYLRIAPEMYLKRLIVGGFTHVFEVARCFRNEGISPTHLQDFTMVEGYSAYFNYEDNMRLLRDLVIHCVKELFGSTLVRIGEQEIDFGAEWPVVTFRDLILRDANIDIDAYATAAELLAAVRRQGIYLEHADLAKLGKGNLIDVLYKKISRPKLIAPTYLTCHPVELSPLARKNDHNPSITDRFQLVVNGAEIINGYSELVDPLEQRARLEEQARLRSQGDAEAMPMDEDYLLAMEHGMPPISGWGIGIDRLLQVLLDLPNIRDGVLFPIMRPLDEA
- a CDS encoding ABC transporter permease; amino-acid sequence: MKFLSVALKNLLRRRVRSALTLLGIAVGIAMLFSFMSFNAGYQASLRQDLNRLGAHMLAIAKGCPYEATAMVMHGGVIDDFLSEEHVATIRAMPHVKNAVGMFMNQKLVHGGKPVIIQGLDEAGFDLKPWWVIEGERFVDANSVILPAAKATEMALSIGSEYRIPGVDQAFTVTGILQKTGSQDDQFVYMPLLTAQRLFNAEGKVTSVAIQLNDLRQVQAVVESVEALPDVQAITMSQMLGTVQTLMESAQALITSIVIIAVLISALGVLNSILTSVFERTREIGMMKAVGAGAVDIFALVWIESILLTVTGGALGIAAAIGAGTLIEGALRDILPFAPAGNLITFNPDIAVMSLLVSVVLGVVAGAYPALRAAGLSPMEAIRSE
- the smpB gene encoding SsrA-binding protein SmpB, producing MTKKETTIKVFAENRKAYHDFFIEETYEAGVALVGTEVKSIRAGKANLRDSYASIANGECMLYNVHISPYEQGNQFNRDPRRARKLLLHKREIARLIGLVQQKGFTLVALKLYQKDGRIKVELGLARGKKQHDKRDAAADKEAKRDIEQAFRLRQKGEL
- a CDS encoding M56 family metallopeptidase, producing the protein MLTTVSGHLLVMSIVAGGLVLLLRQSDVLSQKYLSATWRYYSHLIACSFFLVPYFALVPLLRFSLGPVTPSGRYAAGHPYSLNAITEWSGLATWLIAWLPYLLIGGSVIFMATTLIEKRRVKSRILAACQEVSEHEILRVLDECRLKLGITKRIPIYLAPYSGTPFLYGCLRPFIVLPHHTFSRVELEYIFLHELTHLKRHDVWVKGFLLLINAFHWYNPLAYLGRERIYHLCELSCDESITRSMTHDERQKYCELILGLLLAARGRCTAKASLYAFSSGRQYLEERIHRIMERGSFMTRKSFAAGIAVALLIGSIGVIAAYAASVRLIPPSVRSPVTLAAGERATISLSAYADFATAKAFLERHALRAESVWYRATRHGFSGGFCVHGSLPASVARVIRGLEENMASTKAQLETAPADERPILEKSIAKHKMMIEAFNSGSAKAYGLDVEAEAGRLYALQADPMTRLVDVRPSTTTRSESQRQGRPLQPSSKER